A window of the Helianthus annuus cultivar XRQ/B chromosome 4, HanXRQr2.0-SUNRISE, whole genome shotgun sequence genome harbors these coding sequences:
- the LOC110944719 gene encoding uncharacterized protein LOC110944719, with translation MGDFNSALHADDSLFGPSSQSIGMREFCECIEESELVDVKGHGIHFTWNQKPKEGIGLMRKIDRVMSNVKCLDLFPDAYLIYHPYRVSDHTPCILKLTNTSNNSRPKPFKFANFIVSKPEFKVCVEQQWAKKIDGFAMFSVVSKLKNLKPGLRKILFQQGNLH, from the coding sequence ATGGGGGACTTTAATTCAGCTCTCCACGCGGATGACTCGTTATTTGGTCCTTCTAGTCAATCGATAGGCATGCGGGAATTTTGTGAATGTATTGAAGAATCGGAGCTTGTTGATGTTAAGGGCCATGGTATTCATTTCACTTGGAACCAGAAGCCGAAGGAAGGGATCGGTTTGATGAGGAAAATTGATAGAGTAATGAGTAATGTTAAGTGTCTAGACTTATTTCCGGATGCTTACCTTATTTATCACCCGTATCGAGTCTCTGATCATACTCCGTGCATTTTGAAGCTGACTAATACGTCTAACAATTCTCGGCCAAAGCCGTTTAAGTTTGCAAACTTTATTGTCTCAAAACCTGAATTTAAAGTCTGTGTGGAGCAACAATGGGCGAAAAAAATTGACGGGTTTGCAATGTTCTCGGTCGTTAGTAAGCTTAAAAACCTGAAACCAGGTCTCAGAAAAATCCTTTTCCAACAAGGTAACCTGCATTGA